The Eublepharis macularius isolate TG4126 chromosome 11, MPM_Emac_v1.0, whole genome shotgun sequence genome includes a region encoding these proteins:
- the INSIG1 gene encoding insulin-induced gene 1 protein, with the protein MEEPVPRLEDHTWSCSCTVGGRHKTPLGGTATGLAARVGEMLSSSVSNSPLTLMAHGAQKPSSSSSSSLNLSRDVVQRSLVLFFVGTFLALVLNLLQIQRNVTLFPEEVISTIFSSAWWVPPCCGTAAAVVGLLYPCIDSHLGEPHKFKREWASVMRCIAVFVGINHASAKLDFANNIQLSLTLAALSLGLWWTFDRSRSGLGLGITIAFLATLITQFLVYNGVYQYTSPDFLYIRSWLPCIFFSGGVTVGNIGRQLAMDVPEKPHSD; encoded by the exons ATGGAGGAGCCGGTACCCAGGCTGGAGGATCATACCTGGAGTTGTTCCTGTACTGTTGGAGGAAGGCATAAAACTCCCTTAGGTGGGACTGCCACTGGGCTGGCAGCCAGAGTGGGTGAAATGCTGAGCTCTTCTGTCTCAAACTCTCCTCTCACATTAATGGCCCATGGAGCCCAGAAgcccagcagcagctccagcagcagcttgaacTTGAGCCGGGACGTGGTGCAGCGGAGCCTGGTGCTCTTCTTTGTGGGCACTTTCCTGGCACTGGTGCTGAACTTGCTTCAGATCCAGAGGAATGTTACTCTATTTCCGGAGGAAGTCATTTCTACAATCTTTTCTTCTGCCTGGTGGGTGCCCCCTTGCTGTGGGACAGCAGCAG CTGTTGTTGGCCTACTGTATCCCTGCATTGACAGTCATCTTGGGGAGCCTCACAAATTCAAGAGAGAATGGGCCAGTGTCATGCGATGTATAGCTGTTTTTGTTGGCATTAACCATGCAAGTGCT AAATTGGATTTTGCAAACAATATCCAACTCTCCTTGACGCTGGCAGCATTATCATTGGGCCTCTGGTGGACATTCGATCGTTCCCGGAGTGGTCTGGGTCTTGGAATTACAATAGCTTTTCTAGCCACTCTGATTACACAGTTTCTTGTCTATAATGGTGTTTATCA gtATACCTCCCCAGATTTTCTTTACATCCGATCTTGGCTGCCatgtatatttttctcaggagGTGTGACTGTAGGGAACATAGGACGCCAGCTGGCTATG GATGTCCCTGAGAAGCCTCATAGTGATTGA